The following is a genomic window from Candidatus Omnitrophota bacterium.
CCGACTTGCCCATCCAAGTAAAGGCCGCAGCCGATAAGCGGCGAATCGCCCACTCTTCCGCTCCATTTCATGGCCAAGCCGCTGGTTGTGCACGCCGCCGCCATGTCCTCCTGGGCATCCAGGGACAATACGCCAATCGTATCGTGTCCCTTATCCGCTTCCTTTTTTTTCAACTGTTCGGCGTACCAGGCGGCGCTCTTTTCCGTTAATAGCGTCTCCTCTTTGAAGCCGTGCTTGAGAGCAAAACTCTTGGCGCCTTCTCCGACGAGAAAAATATGCTTCTTCTCTTCCAAGATTTTCCGCGCCACGCCGATGGGATTGCGGATGCCCTCCAAAGCGCCCACGGCGCCCATTCTCCCGGTTTTCCCATCGATGATCGCGGCGTCCAATTGCACGACGCCCATTTCGTTGGGATATCCGCCATAGCCGACGCTGGTTTCGTTGGGATCGCTCTCGATGAGTACCGCCGCCGCTTCCACGGCGTCTAGCGCGTTTCCGTCGCTGGTGAGAATTTCCCACCCCGCCTCGTTGGCCCGCAGACCAAACCGCCATGTGGACAATATAATTGGAGATCGCTTCGCCATATCCTCTTTTCTCCTCGAAAATCAATATGCTTGAGTATGCACGATACTTTCCATAGGGCAAAGGGCGCAGCGATTTCGTTTTACGATAGACTCTAACCTTTGCAATATAAAATTTCAAAATTTTAGCGTATAAAAACCGCAAATAAATGATTCCGCTTTTTATCCAACTGATCCTCTTCGAACAAAGGAAAAAGTAAAATTTCCGTCTCTATTCAAATAGATTAAGGGATGGTATTTTGTTGAAATCAATCCAATATGGATGGGAAGAATCATGAAACCGAATAATTGTTTTAGCCGCCGCTCTCTCTTGAAATCGCTAAGCGCGGGAGGATTGTTAGCCGCCGCCCTATCGCCATTCGTCATCGAAGAAGAAATCGCTTTCGCTTCCCAAGATATAAATCGCGCTTCCAGGCCGTCGGGATTGAAGATTACCGACATGCGCATCGCTTGGATCAAAGACGCGCCAATGCGCTGCCCCATCATCCGCATCGACACGAATCAAGATATCTATGGCTTGGGCGAAGTGCGGGACGGCGCCAGCGAGAAATACGCACTCTTTCTCAAGAGCCGCCTCCTCGGCGAAAATCCCTGCAATGTGGAAAAGATTTTTAAAAAAATCAAGCAATTCGGCCATCATGGCCGTCAGGGCGGCGGCGTCTCCGCCGTAGAAATGGCCTTGTGGGACCTGGCCGGAAAAGCGTACGGCGTTCCCGTTTACCAACTGCTGGGCGGAAAATACCGCGACAAAATCCGCATTTACTGCGACACGGCGATGTCCACCGATCCCAAAGTTTTCGCGCAGCGCATGAAGGAAAGAGTAGAGAGAGGCTTTACTTATCTCAAAATGGATTTAGGCATTAATCTTCTGCGCGGCATTCCCGGCGTCGTCACCCAGCCCAGCGGCGCTCAATACGACAACATAACGCCGCATCCCTTCACTGGCATAGAAATCACTCATAAAGGCGTTGATCTGCTAGCGGGCTTCGTGGAAGAAGTGCGCAATGCCATTGGCTACGAAATTCCTCTCGCCGCCGATCATTTCGGACATATCGGCGTTAATAGTTGCATTCGCCTCGGCAAAGAGCTGGAACCTTTCCAAATAGCCTGGTTGGAGGATATGGTTCCCTGGCAATATCCCGATCTCTTAAAGAAAATCACCGACGCCATTGACGTTCCCACGCTGACGGGCGAGGACATTTATCTCAAGGAAGATTTTATCAAGTTGATTGATGTTGGAGCGGTGGATATGATCCATCCCGACCTGGCCACGGCGGGCGGCATCCTCGAAACCAAGAAGATCGGCGATTATGCTGAAGAGAAAGGCGTCCCTATGGCGATGCACTTCGCCGGAACGCCCGTCTCCTGCATGGCGAATGTCCACTGCGCCGCCGCCACGCAGAACTTTCTCGCTTTGGAAAACCATTCCGTGGATATTCCCTGGTGGGACGACCTTGTAACCGGTCCCGCCAAGCCCATCATCCAAAACGGATTCATCCCCGTCCCCGAAACGCCAGGGCTGGGAGTGGAATTGAACGAGGAAGTTATGAAAGAGCATTTACTGACGCCGGGATATTTCGAACCTACGCCGGAATGGGATCGCATTCGATCTCACGACAGATTATGGAGTTGATATTTGATAACTCCTGTCACGCATTTCCTTGCCCTTTGGGCTGGTCTTTACCAACAAGTCGGATTTACAGTTCATGCGCATACGGAAGATTTATTTTTTGCCGCGTTTTCGAATCGCGAAACCACGAAATGGCGCGAAATCCACGAATTTTTTAAATCACGGATTTCATGGACGATTCGGATTCTATGGAGTTACTATGCGTTTTTCCGTCCCAGCCTTGAAAGGCTGGGCTATTATCAAATGCCCCTTAAAAGGGGCAAACGACACTAGCCCGCCGTTTCAACGGCGGGTTGACTACCAATTTTTTTTCGTGTTTTTCTTTTTCATTTCGCGTTTTCGCGATTCAATACGAGACGCAAACCATTACTCTTTTTTATCGCGCGTAACATGAGTCAATAATTGTTATTAGGAGGATCATACTATCATGAATCGAAAACTTATCTTCGCCATTGCTATTCTCTGCGCAATTGCCCATCTCGCCGCCGCGCAATATGGAACCTTTTCCAAGGAAGAGCGGATTCTTTATACCAAAAAGAACCCCTACGACCGTTTCGAAGACGGGCGTCCCCGCGTTCCCGACGATATTTTAAAAAGGATGAAAGACGTTTCCATCGAAGAAGCTTGGAGCGTATTGAAATCCAACGGTTATAAATTCCAGTTCACAGGCGATTGGATCAACGTCCATCCCGACCGCATCCTCGTAGGCCGCGCCGTTACGGCGGCTTTCATGCCCAAGCGGCCGGACATCGAAGAGACGACCAACGATCTGGGCGAGCAGGATAAGCGCATCGGAGCGCAAAATTCCTGGGTCATCGATACGTTGGTGGAGAATGACGTCATCGTCGTCGATCTTTTCGGCAAAATCAAAGAAGGCACCTTCGCTGGGGACAACCTCGCCACCTCGATCTACGCTAAAACCAAAACCGGCATGGTCATTGACGGCGGCGTTCGCGACTTGGACGGCATCTTCGAAATTCCCCATTTCAGCGTCTTCATTCGCGGCGTCGATCCCACCGCTCTCCTCGATGTAACCCTCATGGGCATCAACATCCCCATCCGCATCGGCGAAGCGACGGTCATGCCTGGCGACGTGGTGCTGGGAAGGCGCGAGGGAATCATCTTCATTCCGCCCCATCTGGCGGAAAAAGTCGTCGTCAGTTCCGAAGACGTGCGCGAGCGCGACCAGTTCGGTCACCAACGGCTGCGCGAAGGCAAATATACCCCCGGCCAGATCGACCGCCAATGGACTGCGGAAATCGAAGAAGATTTCAATCAATGGAAAAAAGAGAAAAACAAATGAGACTGGGAGACTGGGTGGCAAGGGCAAGGTTGTTTTCTTGCCCTTGACGAATCTGTAGTCCCGTAGGGTGGGCTCAAAGCGAAGCGTAGCCCACCATTTCTTATAAATTGATAAAACCGAGGAGCCTTCCATGAATAAAAATAATGCCAAACCGAACCGCCGCAGATTTCTCAAGCAAGCAGCGTGCTTGTGGGCGGCGGCGCCCGCTCTGTGGGGAACGGGGCAAGCGTCCGCCAGTCTCGCCCCCAACGAAAAGATCGCCATTGCCGTGGTGGGCAACGGCGGCATGGGCAACTATCACTTAGACGCCTTGATCCCGCGCCAGGATATCGAAATCGCCGCCGTCTGCGATGTTTACATCCCCCGTTACGAAGCCGCCGTCAAAAAGGTGGGCGGACGCTGCCAAGGCTATCAGGATTATCGCCGCGTCCTCGACCGCCAAGATATCGACGCCGTTTTCTTCGCCACGCCCGACCATTGGCATACGCTGCACGCCATCCACGGCTGCCAGGCGTGGAAAGACGTTTACGTGGAAAAGCCGTTATCAACGACCATCCATGAAGGCCGCAAGATCGTCGAAAACGCCCGGCGCTACGACCGCGTCGTCCAAGTGGGATTGCAGCAACGCTCGCTAGACCTTTTTCAAAAAGCCATCGCCCTGGTTCGAGGCGGGAAACTAGGGACCATTACGTCCGCCGGAGCCTGGATCGGTCCCAACGGAATCATGGGCTATGAAACGCCTGGCGATCCGCCCGCGGGTTTGGATTGGGATTTGTGGCTGGGACCTGCGCCTTGGGTTCCTTACAGCCCGCAGCGCTTCGGCGGCTTCCGCGCTTTCCACGACTACGCGGGGGGCGAGCTGACCAACTGGGGAGCGCATCTCATCGACGTGGTTCATTGGGGACTCAAGAAAGACCGTCCTCTCAATATCAGCGCCGCCGGCGGCAACTTCCGCGTCCTCTCCGGTTCGGACGACTATGAAGTTATCGATATTATTTACGAATATGAAGGCTTCACGATGACGTGGAAACAGGCGCACAACCTCGAACATTACGGCAAAACTTATGGAACAAAATTTTTGGGAACTGGCGGCGAATTGTTCATCGACCGCAATAGTTTCATCGTCAAACCCGACTCTCTCGCAATCCCGGAAACCAAGCCTGAACAATACAATTGGATCGACATCACCACCCATCACGACAACTTTTTCGAGTGCATCCGCACGCGCCAGCGGCCTCATTCCGACATTGAAATCGGCCATCGCTCCACCAGCGCCTGCCTGTTAGGCAACATCGCTCTCTCCTGCCGCCGCAAGTTAGTTTGGGACGGCGAGGCCGAGCGCTTCATCGGCGACGAACAAGCCAACCGCTATCTCTTCCGTCCTTACCGCGCGCCTTGGCATATATAAAGCAATGATGAGTGATGAATGATGAATGATGAATTTCTCAAGCGAGGAAGGACTTTCCTGGGAGAGCGAACGTCTCGCCCGCAATCGATTTCAACAATTTATTATAAAGGAAAAATGGCAATGAGAATCCTGAACAATAAAATCACTATCAGCCTTTTACTCCTTTTCTCCATTTCGTTTTCGGGATGGACGGACGGTTCCGTGGAACAATGGATTAACGATTTAAAGGGCGATGACGCCCAAGCGCGCGTTCACGCTCGCCAGATGCTGCCTTTAATGGGCGTTGACGTTATCCCTTCCTTGTTTCCTTTAATGCAGCATCCCGATTTCGCCGTTCACAAATCGGTCAATGACGTGCTCTTCTGTCTTATCAATGAGGCGTGCGTTCCTGGCCGCGAGAAAGATCGCCGACTGGCCACCGATTATTTGATGGAGTTGTTGGAACCGGATAAAGACGATTCCCTAAAAACGGCGGGAATGAAACTCTTGGCGCTGGCGATTCCGCCAAAATACGACTTGAAACCTCTTGCGAAATGTTTGGATAATCCGAAACTGCAAGAAACGGCGCGTTACGCTTTGCAGCGAATTGGCTCGCCCAAGGCTTGTGAAGATTTGCGCCGGGCGCTGAGACAGCGTCAAAAGAAGGACGGCGATCCTGCCTTTACCTGCGCCTTGATGAATTCTCTAGGAGATTTACGGGACGAAAAAAGCCTGAAGATCATCGCCAAATTCGCCGAATGCGACAATCCCGCCATCCTCTCCGCCGCCGCGCTGGCGCTCTCCTGGTCCGGCGATCCCGAATTTACACCCCTAATGTGGAAGGCGATCGAAAAAGCCGCCGATACGCCGGAAGCCAAGGCCAGCGCGCTCGACGCCCTGGTGCGGCACGCCGACGCGATGTCGGAGAAGGAAGAACTCCATGCGAACGCCATCGAGATTTACGAAAAGATTCTGCATCGCGATTACAGCGCTCACACCTGCGCCGCCTTGGCGGGATTGGGTAAAATCGGCGGCGCCGATAACGTCCAGCCATTATTGAACGCCCTGATTTCCGATAATTATCGGGTGCAAGCGAGCGCCGCCTCTGCTCTAGCCAATTTGCAAGGAAGCGAAGCCGAACAGAAAATTCTCTCTCTTTTCGAATCCGCTCCCGATGAGATGAAAGTGCTCTTGTCTCCCATTCTCGGCGCCAGGCATGACGCCGCCGCTTTTCCTTTGCTGGCGAAAACGGCGCAATCCGAAGAATGGCCTTTGCGGCTTACTGCGTTGGAAGCGTTAGGAGAACTGGGGCATCCGGACGGCTTGCCGTTAATCTCCCAGGCGATTGCCAAACCCGGCGCAGACAACGAAATCGGCATGAAAGCTATCGCGCGCCTGGCCGAGCGGCTGCATGAAGAGAAGGACGCCGCCCAGGCGGGAAAAGCTTATGCTCTTCTATTGCAACATTCAGCCGAAACCGGGGCGCGCCAACGCGCCTTGGAAGGAATCGCCGCTAATCCCACACCGGAAGCATTCGATATCATCATGCAAGCGGCGGCGGATGAAGCCTTGAAGGAGCAAAGCCTGCCCGCGCTGGCCGCCGTCGCCATTGCCCTCGCCAATGCGGGCCAAAAAGACAAGACGCTGCAAGCCTTCGAAAAGATCGCCGCCATGAAACCTTCTGCGCAAACCATGCAACAACTAGCGAACCGCCTACGGGCGCAGGGTTTGTCCGTCGCAACCGCCGGCATGATGGGCTTCGTTCTTCATTGGAAAGCGATAGGCCCCTTCCCGATAAAGGACGGCCAAGGCTGGGACGTGGATATCATCGGCGAAGCCAACGCGGATGCAAGCCGTCCCGTCAAATTTGAAAATCGTTCGTTGGAATGGAAGCCCATCCAAGCGAATGACGAGACCGGCGTCGTCAACCTGATCCCATCGCTTGGTTCCTGCGAACAGTGCATCGCTTACGCATACGCTGAAATCACGGTTTTAAAAAACGAGGACGCCGTTTTGAAACTCGGCGTAGACGACAGCGAAAAGATTTGGCTCAACGGCGAATTGGTTTTCAGCCAATTCGCCGCTCGTCCGCTGCAAGTGGATCAAGATTCCGTTCCCGTAAAATTGAAAGCGGGGAATAATTCCATCCTCATGAAGATTTATCAAAACAATTTAGGCTGGGAATTTTGCCTGCGCCTCATGGCGCTGGACGGATCGATACTAGCTTTCGCGCAAAGTGCGGAATAACCGAAAATGTGGGAAGACTGCTCATCATTCATCACTCCCAAGAAAACACTTTTATAAGTCACGTAAAATGTGCCCAAAAGGTTGGGTAGCAAGGGCAAACCGCCATCCCAGCCTTGAAAGGCTGGGCTATTTTCAAATGCCCCTTTAAAGGGGCAAACGAAAATAGCCCGCCGTTTCAACGGCGGGGCGGCAGGGCTTTTCTTCCTGCAATCGCCGAGGGCCTTTCCTCGGTAGGGGAGCTCATCATTCATCATTGCTTTTTCTCTTCCTTTACCTTGAAGCCGCGATTGAATACTATACTCAAAACCAATTTATCTTCTGAGGTGAAAACTATGCGCAAGACAACGTATCTACTTACGGCATTGGTGGCGTTATCCATTGGCTCAGCGGCCTACGCTGCCGATGCGCCCGCTAAGATTCAGGCTTTGATGATTACGGGCGACGATGTCGCTCCCGCGCACAACTGGGCGGAAAATTCGCAGGCGTCTCGCGAGATTCTCGCGAATTCCGGAAAATTCGACGTCCGCGTCTGCGAGGATCCTATGATTCTCGAATCAGCCAAAGCGTTGGAAAAATACGCCGTTGTTATCCTAGTCATGTATAACGCCAAACTGCCCACGCTCAGCGATCAAGCCAAGGAAAACCTCCTCAACTTCGTTAAAAGCGGCAAGGGTTTCGTTACTACGCATCTGTCGAGCGCCTCGTTCAAGGAATGGGACGAATTCGGCAATCTCTGCGGCCGCAAATGGGTAATGGGCCGATCCGGCCACGGCCCCCGCGCACAGTTCGTAGCCAATATCGTCAAAGACCATCCCATTACTAAAGGTTTGCAAGATTTCCGCATCTTCGACGAACTCTACGCCAAGTTGGAAGGCGATGCGCCCATCGAAATACTGGTCTCCGCCGATTCCGATTGGAGCAAGAAAACGGAGCCGCTGGTATTCGTGTGCGATTACGGCCAAGGCCGCGTTTTCCACGACGCCTTCGGCCACGACCGCCTGGCTGTCATGGATCCCAATCACATCACTCTCTTCGCCAGAGGCTGCGAATGGGCGGCGACGGGTAAAGTGACGGAATAAGAAACTCACCCAAAGTAATAAATGGAAAAAACGGGAGGCGCGCATTGCGTCTCCCGTTCATTTGTCTGAATCGGGATGGCCAGGATTTAAGGGATTTTAAGGGAAAAAAATTATAGATATCCGGATTCAGACAATTACCACGCGCATTGGATGGTTCAGGCTAGCGTTTCGCTTTGATCCACGAGGTCTAACCATCATGAAACGTTAAAAAGCATTGTACGGGGGGATTAAACGATGAAGCGTTGGAAGATATTCTTAATTCTCGCCATTGCCATTCTCGCCGTCGTCTTTGGTTCCTATAAAGCGTATTTTCAACGCGCTTCTTACGATCCCCAAATAATCGCCGCCTCCGAAACGGCCATGTGGAAAGCCTACTATTCGGGCGACAAGACGGAACTCGCCATGGAACTCTTCCGGCTGGAAAGAAGCCAATTCGAACTGACCGCTCTGGAATCGGCTTATACGGCTCGGCTGTACGCTCAAGCGGCGATGAACTTTCTCCGCACTCGTTCGAACTACGAAGCGCAAACGCTGCCTTTTTTGGAAAGAGCCTACGATAAAATTCGCCGCGTCAAGAAAATGAGTTTCGATCCCAAGGCCGCCGCCAAAGCGGAATTGGGCTGGTGGATCATCCGAAGAGATCCAAACTTGAATACTACGGAAAATGTTGGAAAAGGAATCGCGGAATTGTACGCCGTCCTCTACGGCGGCATGAAAGATCAATTCCTGACCGCAGGCCTCTTGCGAGCGCAAGCGGCGGCTCTTCGCGACGAAGGCGAGCAAAACGCGGATTGGGAGAGAATTCAGGCACTCCTCGAAAAATCGTATACGGCTTTGATCGAAGGTGTGCAATAGAATTTTATCGGCAAAATATTATCCAACAGAATTGAAACCAGCGTTAACAATTTCCTCGATCTTCGCCATCCCCATCACCGAATTGCCCATGACGATTTCGTCGGCGTTTTGCAGTTCCGACACGTTAATCGATCGTTCTTGGGCGCCTGTGCGCCGCATGAAATCCTGCCTCCAGATTCCCGGCAACAAGCCGTCGCCAAGCGGGGGCGTATACCACTGCTTCCCCAGCCGATAGGCAATATTCGATATGCTGCCTTCCGTGACGTTGTTCGATTCGTTGGTAAAGATCGCTTCGGCGAATCCGTTCTGCACTGCATTTTCTCTTTCTCGATTATAGAGATCGCGGCGCGTAGTTTTATGGAATAGGAAAGGATTATTCGAATCCATTTTTTCTTTGGAAACGACGACTCGGACGCTTGCGGGAATAATCATTATGGGGCGATGGGCGATGGTTGCGCTTCCGTCTTCCGCCAACAGCAATCGAACGGCGGCTGGCGCATCGCCGAGAGCGGCGGCGTAGGTTTTAAGATGTTTTTCGATATCATCTGCGTCGCAGGCGAAATCCCAATATAGCGCCGATTGCGCCAATCGTTGAATATGTTCGCGCAAAAAGAGATAACCGCCGCCGTCATACCGGATAGTTTCAATAAGCGAGAACTCGTCCGCTTCGGCGTCTACGAATCGCATTTTCGTTTGGATTTCCTGATATTCCTCCTGCGCGTTGGAATCACTGACGATTCCGCCGCCGATTCCCAGATGGCAATCGGGCGGCGTCCCGAACATCGTACGGATGGCGACGTTAAACTTGAAATCGCCGTTGGGTTCAAGCATTCCTATGGCGCCGCAATAAACGCCTCTTGGTTCGCATTCCAGATCGCGGATGATCCGCATGGCGCTGCGCTTGGGCGCGCCGGTGATCGAAGCGGCCGGGAACGCCGCCCGCATGATCTCTTGAAGCGAAACGCCGGGACGCAAACGGCAGCGGACGGCGCTGGTCATTTGAAAGAGCGTACGATAGCGTTCGATTTCGAACAAACGTTCCGCCTGTACGCCGCCGAATTCGGCGATCTTGCCGAGATCGTTGCGCATCATATCCACGATCATGATATTTTCCGCTTGGTTCTTGCCGCTGTTACGCAACCGCTCGGATAGAACCTGGTCTTCTTGCAGCGTCCGCCCGCGCGGCATGGTTCCCTTCATCGGTTGGCTTAAGAGACTATCGCCGGACTTCGCCAGAAACAGCTCGGGCGACAGCGATAAGATGCAACCGCCGTCTACGCGAAGAAAAGCGGCGTAAGGTACAGGCTGATAACGAAACATCCGCAAGAAATGGCCAAGAGGATCACCCGGCAATTCGATCATCGCTCGAACCGTGTAGTTAATCTGATAAACGTCGCCAGCCGCCAGCGATCGATGGATGGATTCGATGGCTTCGGCGTATTCGCTATACGCAATGTTCAATGATTTTATGCGGCAATGATCGTCAATAGGTTTTACAGGTTTTAAAGATTGAGGTTCCAATAATTCAATATCCGCCTCGCGGCATAATCCAAACCATAATAAGGGAAATGGCTTTGCGCCATGATCCCGAACCGGCATAGCGAAAGCCTGCGCGGCTTCGTAAGCCATATAACCGCAGGCAAACCATCCTTCGCCCCGCCGCGCCTCCAATTCGTCCAAAGCCGCAAGGACTTGAGCCGGTTCGTCGGCCTTGATTGTTCGGGAAAAGCAACGGATGCGCAGCCATCGGCCGTCATGGCGCCAGCCGCATCCCGCCAACAGCGCGGAGGGCGGTTCGATGGGAGTATCGCTGCTCATGGAAAGTTATCTCATTGCCGCTTGAAAGGCTCGCTCTAAAGCCCCTAGAACATTTTCTCTCTCATTGATTCTCAGAGGCGGATAACGCTTCATCGATGGGCGGCTCATCCGTAACCGGTTTGGCTTGGAGGGCTTCCTGGTAGGTGCGCTTGATTGTATCCAGCATATCTTCATCGAGAGCGATGCCCGCAAGGGAAAGGGCGTATAGGGCCGCGCCGATGACAGGCTCCAGCTTGGGGGGAATGACGTTGGCGCCGGGGAGAAGATAGCAGATTTTACGCTTGACGATGAGGCTGTAGTTGGCCGCTTGAGAAAAGAGTCCGCCGCTGAGGACTACATCCACGCGTTCCGGCAGTTCCAGGCGTTTGGAGAGCAGTTCCACGCGCAAGGCGAGAGCATCGGCTTCCTGGTTGAGGATTTCGTCGGCGATGGGATCGTCCTCGCTGGCGGCGCGCATGACGAGAGGCGCCAGCGCGGCGATCCTCTCCCGCCCCGCAGCGGGCGAATAAATCCAGCTGACCATTTCGTCGAAGGATTTAATTTTCAAATGCGCGAAAACGGCCTCCGTCAAAGACGTAGGCGCCGGGAAGCCGTCATTACAGCGGGCAATGGCCTGCAGGGCTTTCAGGGCGATGCGGTAGCCGCTGCCCTCATCGGAAAGCAGAGGACCGTAGCCGCCGATGCGCCCCGTTTGCTGCTTGTCGTTGCGGCCATAGGCCATCGATCCCGTGCCCGCGATGATGATAATGCCGGATTCTGAGATGGCGCCGCCGGTGAGAGCGACCTCGGCGTCGCTGAGAAGAACGTAACGCTCCTTGCCGAAACAT
Proteins encoded in this region:
- the pabB gene encoding aminodeoxychorismate synthase component I, with product MSSDTPIEPPSALLAGCGWRHDGRWLRIRCFSRTIKADEPAQVLAALDELEARRGEGWFACGYMAYEAAQAFAMPVRDHGAKPFPLLWFGLCREADIELLEPQSLKPVKPIDDHCRIKSLNIAYSEYAEAIESIHRSLAAGDVYQINYTVRAMIELPGDPLGHFLRMFRYQPVPYAAFLRVDGGCILSLSPELFLAKSGDSLLSQPMKGTMPRGRTLQEDQVLSERLRNSGKNQAENIMIVDMMRNDLGKIAEFGGVQAERLFEIERYRTLFQMTSAVRCRLRPGVSLQEIMRAAFPAASITGAPKRSAMRIIRDLECEPRGVYCGAIGMLEPNGDFKFNVAIRTMFGTPPDCHLGIGGGIVSDSNAQEEYQEIQTKMRFVDAEADEFSLIETIRYDGGGYLFLREHIQRLAQSALYWDFACDADDIEKHLKTYAAALGDAPAAVRLLLAEDGSATIAHRPIMIIPASVRVVVSKEKMDSNNPFLFHKTTRRDLYNRERENAVQNGFAEAIFTNESNNVTEGSISNIAYRLGKQWYTPPLGDGLLPGIWRQDFMRRTGAQERSINVSELQNADEIVMGNSVMGMAKIEEIVNAGFNSVG
- a CDS encoding Gfo/Idh/MocA family oxidoreductase; the encoded protein is MNKNNAKPNRRRFLKQAACLWAAAPALWGTGQASASLAPNEKIAIAVVGNGGMGNYHLDALIPRQDIEIAAVCDVYIPRYEAAVKKVGGRCQGYQDYRRVLDRQDIDAVFFATPDHWHTLHAIHGCQAWKDVYVEKPLSTTIHEGRKIVENARRYDRVVQVGLQQRSLDLFQKAIALVRGGKLGTITSAGAWIGPNGIMGYETPGDPPAGLDWDLWLGPAPWVPYSPQRFGGFRAFHDYAGGELTNWGAHLIDVVHWGLKKDRPLNISAAGGNFRVLSGSDDYEVIDIIYEYEGFTMTWKQAHNLEHYGKTYGTKFLGTGGELFIDRNSFIVKPDSLAIPETKPEQYNWIDITTHHDNFFECIRTRQRPHSDIEIGHRSTSACLLGNIALSCRRKLVWDGEAERFIGDEQANRYLFRPYRAPWHI
- a CDS encoding RraA family protein; translated protein: MNRKLIFAIAILCAIAHLAAAQYGTFSKEERILYTKKNPYDRFEDGRPRVPDDILKRMKDVSIEEAWSVLKSNGYKFQFTGDWINVHPDRILVGRAVTAAFMPKRPDIEETTNDLGEQDKRIGAQNSWVIDTLVENDVIVVDLFGKIKEGTFAGDNLATSIYAKTKTGMVIDGGVRDLDGIFEIPHFSVFIRGVDPTALLDVTLMGINIPIRIGEATVMPGDVVLGRREGIIFIPPHLAEKVVVSSEDVRERDQFGHQRLREGKYTPGQIDRQWTAEIEEDFNQWKKEKNK
- a CDS encoding BadF/BadG/BcrA/BcrD ATPase family protein, with product MPYVFGVDGGASNSRSIFITDAGRVVFTGKGPGVNYHEVGASNVSATISRLYQDALKAARARTDECLGVCLGLAGVGRRQDHEMLSPLFDECFGKERYVLLSDAEVALTGGAISESGIIIIAGTGSMAYGRNDKQQTGRIGGYGPLLSDEGSGYRIALKALQAIARCNDGFPAPTSLTEAVFAHLKIKSFDEMVSWIYSPAAGRERIAALAPLVMRAASEDDPIADEILNQEADALALRVELLSKRLELPERVDVVLSGGLFSQAANYSLIVKRKICYLLPGANVIPPKLEPVIGAALYALSLAGIALDEDMLDTIKRTYQEALQAKPVTDEPPIDEALSASENQ
- a CDS encoding ThuA domain-containing protein — its product is MRKTTYLLTALVALSIGSAAYAADAPAKIQALMITGDDVAPAHNWAENSQASREILANSGKFDVRVCEDPMILESAKALEKYAVVILVMYNAKLPTLSDQAKENLLNFVKSGKGFVTTHLSSASFKEWDEFGNLCGRKWVMGRSGHGPRAQFVANIVKDHPITKGLQDFRIFDELYAKLEGDAPIEILVSADSDWSKKTEPLVFVCDYGQGRVFHDAFGHDRLAVMDPNHITLFARGCEWAATGKVTE
- a CDS encoding N(4)-(beta-N-acetylglucosaminyl)-L-asparaginase, which translates into the protein MAKRSPIILSTWRFGLRANEAGWEILTSDGNALDAVEAAAVLIESDPNETSVGYGGYPNEMGVVQLDAAIIDGKTGRMGAVGALEGIRNPIGVARKILEEKKHIFLVGEGAKSFALKHGFKEETLLTEKSAAWYAEQLKKKEADKGHDTIGVLSLDAQEDMAAACTTSGLAMKWSGRVGDSPLIGCGLYLDGQVGGAVGTGVGERAIEVCGSFAIVEFMRNGLCPQKACEKLILRVVERNRPNIDFQLAFMALNCNGETGGAALQEGFVYAEYAEQENTLKTGAVYRKDFR
- a CDS encoding HEAT repeat domain-containing protein, whose amino-acid sequence is MRILNNKITISLLLLFSISFSGWTDGSVEQWINDLKGDDAQARVHARQMLPLMGVDVIPSLFPLMQHPDFAVHKSVNDVLFCLINEACVPGREKDRRLATDYLMELLEPDKDDSLKTAGMKLLALAIPPKYDLKPLAKCLDNPKLQETARYALQRIGSPKACEDLRRALRQRQKKDGDPAFTCALMNSLGDLRDEKSLKIIAKFAECDNPAILSAAALALSWSGDPEFTPLMWKAIEKAADTPEAKASALDALVRHADAMSEKEELHANAIEIYEKILHRDYSAHTCAALAGLGKIGGADNVQPLLNALISDNYRVQASAASALANLQGSEAEQKILSLFESAPDEMKVLLSPILGARHDAAAFPLLAKTAQSEEWPLRLTALEALGELGHPDGLPLISQAIAKPGADNEIGMKAIARLAERLHEEKDAAQAGKAYALLLQHSAETGARQRALEGIAANPTPEAFDIIMQAAADEALKEQSLPALAAVAIALANAGQKDKTLQAFEKIAAMKPSAQTMQQLANRLRAQGLSVATAGMMGFVLHWKAIGPFPIKDGQGWDVDIIGEANADASRPVKFENRSLEWKPIQANDETGVVNLIPSLGSCEQCIAYAYAEITVLKNEDAVLKLGVDDSEKIWLNGELVFSQFAARPLQVDQDSVPVKLKAGNNSILMKIYQNNLGWEFCLRLMALDGSILAFAQSAE
- a CDS encoding mandelate racemase/muconate lactonizing enzyme family protein → MKPNNCFSRRSLLKSLSAGGLLAAALSPFVIEEEIAFASQDINRASRPSGLKITDMRIAWIKDAPMRCPIIRIDTNQDIYGLGEVRDGASEKYALFLKSRLLGENPCNVEKIFKKIKQFGHHGRQGGGVSAVEMALWDLAGKAYGVPVYQLLGGKYRDKIRIYCDTAMSTDPKVFAQRMKERVERGFTYLKMDLGINLLRGIPGVVTQPSGAQYDNITPHPFTGIEITHKGVDLLAGFVEEVRNAIGYEIPLAADHFGHIGVNSCIRLGKELEPFQIAWLEDMVPWQYPDLLKKITDAIDVPTLTGEDIYLKEDFIKLIDVGAVDMIHPDLATAGGILETKKIGDYAEEKGVPMAMHFAGTPVSCMANVHCAAATQNFLALENHSVDIPWWDDLVTGPAKPIIQNGFIPVPETPGLGVELNEEVMKEHLLTPGYFEPTPEWDRIRSHDRLWS